Below is a genomic region from Acidimicrobiia bacterium.
GGTGAGGTCGTCGGTGAAGTAGTAGCCGTCGGGGTATTGGTCTATGGGCAAGGGGTGGTTGTCTTGGTGGATGCGGTGCGGGTGGTGGAAGTTGGTGAATCCGTCGAGTACTCCGTAGAAGCGGTCGAAGCCGCGTTGGGTGGGCCAAGAGTGGCGTGGGCCGGCTTCGCTGAGGTTGGAGTCTTTGCTGAGGTGCCATTTTCCGACCATGAGGGTGGCCCATCCGGCGTCGTTGAGTGCTTCGGCCATGGTGATGGCGTTGTGGCGGAGTTCCATGGCGAATCCGGGGAAGCCGGGGTCGCGGTGGCATACGGTGGCTACGCCGGCCAGGTGGTGGTTGAGGCCGGTGAGTAGGGAGGCTCGGGTGGGCGAGCACATAGGGTTGACATGAAAGTTGGTGTAGCGCAAGCCTTCTTGGGCTAAACGGTCAAGGTGGGGGGTTTCTATTTCTGACCCGTAGCAGCCCAGGTCGGCGAACCCGAGGTCGTCGCAGAGCATGACGATGATATTGGGGGCGTCTTTGGGAGGTTGGGGGCGGTGGGGCCAGTCGGGTTGTGAGCCGGTGCTGGTGCGCCCGATGTGCCCGTCGAATCCGGCGTAGGCCTCGGTGGGGTCGGGTTTGGTCACGGGGTGAACTTAGTCGCTGGGTTGTTGTGACCATGCTTTCTGGGTTTCGACGTTTCACTCTGGCTTTGGCCGCGCCATTATGGGGGCATGGATGAGTTGCGTTGGGGCGAAGTTGACGAGATTGTTGAGGGGCTAGATCGTCCAGTGTTGGCGGTGGCTTTTCAAGGACTGTTTGATGCTTCGGGGGCTGCTACGGCGGCCATTGACTGGTTGTCTGAGCACCTTGACACCACTCGGTTGGGCGATATCGACCCGGAAACTTTTTTTGATTTCACTCAGGAACGCCCGGTGGTGTCGTTTGACGATGACGGTGAACGGGTGTTGACGTGGCCTTCTAACAAGGTGTTTGCGGTGCATACTCCGGAGAGCCAGCGAGATTTGGTGGTGGTGTCGGGGGTAGAGCCTCATTTGCGTTGGCGTACTTTTTCGGCGACCTTGGCTGAAGTGGCGCAACGCACCAAGGCGGAAACAGTGGCTACTTTGGGTTCCATGGTGGGCATGGCGCCCCACACCCGTTCTCTCGGGGTTATTGGCAGTTCTACTAATAAAGATTTGGCTCAACGTTTGGGGTTGAGTAGCCCGTCGTATCAGGGCCCGACGGGTCTGGTGGGGGTTTTGCATGACACGTTGGACCAAGCGGGTATTCCGGTGTTGTCGTTACGGGTTTCGTTGCCGCATTACATCCCTGATACACCGAACCCTAAAGCCACGAGGTCTTTGTTGCGGCGCTTTGAACAGGTCACGGGGGTAGATACTGGTTATGTCGGTCTTGATCGGGAGGCGGCGGATTGGCAGCGGCAGGTTACGGCGGCGGTGGCTGGCGACCCGGAGATCGCCGAGTATGTGAAGCGTTTAGAGGCTCAGGCTGACCAGTCTGAAGAGGTGGTTTCGGGTGATGTTTTAGCGGCGGAGTTTGAAGCTTTTTTGCGTGAGCAAGATCGCCGTTCAGATGAGAGCGAGAGTTAAGCGATGGATGCGGCTTCTCCCCCTCCGCTGCCCATGCTCGAGAAGCGCCGTATTGAAGCGGCGGTTTTAAAAAATGTTTACGACGTTTTGGTAAAGCGTTTGGGCAAGGAGGCGGCCCAGGAGGTCATCGGGGCGGCGGTTATTCAGTCGGCGGTCGACCAGGGTGAGGAGTTTCGTCAGCAGCAAAGCGGGACGCCTGATTTGGCGGCTTTTAGCGCTCTTTCTGCGCAGTGGTCAAGCGGCGGGGCGATGGAGGCTACGCCGTTGCGGGCTACCGCTGAGCATTTGGATTACGACGTGACGCATTGCGCTTATGCCGAAATGTACCGAGACATGGGCTTGGCCGAGATCGGGCATTTGTTGTCATGTAATCGTGATCAAACGTTTATTCAGGGGTTTAACCCAGACATTGAGTTGACGGTGACCCAAACCATCATGCAGGGTGCTGACTATTGTGATTTTCGTTACCGTATGACCGATCAGAAAGAGGATTAGCTATGGACCGCTCTGATTACCTAACTCACCTTGAGGCCGACGGTCGAGCTTTTATTGAGGCTTGTCAGGCGGCACCTGCTGCCCCGGTGGCGGCTTGTCCAGAGTGGACCAATACCGAGTTGTTGAGCCATTTGGCTATGGTGTGGCGTTTTGCTTTAGCCCAGGTCGCGGTGGCCGATGCAGCAAACCCTACGGGCCCAAATATCCCCGAGGGTGATACGCCGGCGGCGGCGTTGGCAGATGTGCTAGCCGCCTTCGCAGAGGTTGATTTGGAGGCACCGGCCTGGAACTGGTCGCCTGATTTAACGGCGGCTTTTTGGGTGCGGCGCATGGCCCACGAAACTGCGGTGCATCGTTGGGATGCTGAGCAGGCGGCCGGGAGCCCTCAACCCATCGGCTCTGCGTTGGCGCCCGATACTTTGGCCGAAGTTGTTGAGGTGATGGTGCAATTTAACCGTAAGGGCAAGGTGGAGGATTTTCCGGCGGGGTCGCTGCATTTACATGGCACCGATGCCCAGGCCGAGTGGCTGTTGGTGCCTGGGCCAGAGGGGCTAACGGTGACTCAGGAGCATGCCAAGGCTGATGTTGCGGCCCGAGGCACCACCTCTGATCTGGCTTTGTGGCTATGGGGCCGCGGTAGCGGTGACCTGGAATGTTTCGGCAACCAGAGCCTGCTCGACGCTTGGGCTTCGGTTACCCCTTAACTAGTTCCAGAACTTTTTCGGTTCACTCACCACGAACTTCGTTT
It encodes:
- a CDS encoding 2-amino-thiazoline-4-carboxylic acid hydrolase; this encodes MDAASPPPLPMLEKRRIEAAVLKNVYDVLVKRLGKEAAQEVIGAAVIQSAVDQGEEFRQQQSGTPDLAAFSALSAQWSSGGAMEATPLRATAEHLDYDVTHCAYAEMYRDMGLAEIGHLLSCNRDQTFIQGFNPDIELTVTQTIMQGADYCDFRYRMTDQKED
- a CDS encoding PAC2 family protein yields the protein MDELRWGEVDEIVEGLDRPVLAVAFQGLFDASGAATAAIDWLSEHLDTTRLGDIDPETFFDFTQERPVVSFDDDGERVLTWPSNKVFAVHTPESQRDLVVVSGVEPHLRWRTFSATLAEVAQRTKAETVATLGSMVGMAPHTRSLGVIGSSTNKDLAQRLGLSSPSYQGPTGLVGVLHDTLDQAGIPVLSLRVSLPHYIPDTPNPKATRSLLRRFEQVTGVDTGYVGLDREAADWQRQVTAAVAGDPEIAEYVKRLEAQADQSEEVVSGDVLAAEFEAFLREQDRRSDESES
- a CDS encoding maleylpyruvate isomerase family mycothiol-dependent enzyme; the encoded protein is MDRSDYLTHLEADGRAFIEACQAAPAAPVAACPEWTNTELLSHLAMVWRFALAQVAVADAANPTGPNIPEGDTPAAALADVLAAFAEVDLEAPAWNWSPDLTAAFWVRRMAHETAVHRWDAEQAAGSPQPIGSALAPDTLAEVVEVMVQFNRKGKVEDFPAGSLHLHGTDAQAEWLLVPGPEGLTVTQEHAKADVAARGTTSDLALWLWGRGSGDLECFGNQSLLDAWASVTP